One Ostrea edulis chromosome 2, xbOstEdul1.1, whole genome shotgun sequence genomic region harbors:
- the LOC125681515 gene encoding uncharacterized protein LOC125681515 — protein sequence MYESQESAQLAPVNDGSGCTAPCRDCAENTKLLHTILQELRELREGLNARSDDYKKFVMENSDIETVVIMSLTNKDNVVTSFVSWNKFQVKVVSLVHRLGIKADMPMIMRRVNKFAARKFVDFRSQTKVKVCTYLMKSNDFLLSGKKDAGYLSVQDLGKELFQRFSPVLNNQIEQTTVVLSLLHERKLFKKRRSEVFTSMDFWSEFKTFRRMVEEDQDPLKWERLMTREEKRIERYQKLLCEFIFSMLHFYN from the exons TCCCAGGAGTCTGCACAGCTGGCTCCAGTCAATGACGGATCTGGCTGTACTGCACCATGCAGGGACTGTGCAGAAAACACAAAGCTGCTACACACAATTT TGCAAGAGCTGAGGGAACTCAGAGAAGGGTTAAATGCCAGAAGCGATGATTATAAGAAATTCGTCATGGAGAATTCAGATATTGAG acagttgtaataatgagccttacaaacaaagacaatgttgttactagctttgtcagctggaacaaATTCCAGGTTAAAGTGGTGTCCTTAGTGCACAGACTAGGAATAAAGGCTGATATGCCAATGATCATGCGAAGAGTAAACAAATTTGCAGCAAGGAAGTTTGTTGACTTTCGATCACAAACAAAAGTTAAGGTTTGTACATATTTAATGAAATCAAATGATTTT TTGCTGTCAGGGAAAAAGGACGCTGGATATCTGAGTGTTCAGGACCTGGGGAAAGAGTTGTTCCAGAGATTCTCCCCAGTCCTGAACAATCAGATTGAACAGACTACAGTTGTTTTG AGCCTTCTGCATGAACGAAAGCTATTCAAGAAAAGGCGAAGTGAGGTTTTCACTTCAATGGATTTCTGGTCTGAATTTAAGACATTCAGAAGGATGGTGGAGGAAGACCAGGATCCATTGAAGTGGGAAAGGCTGATGACCAGGGAAGAAAAGAGGATTGAGAGATATCAAAAGCTCCTCTgtgagtttatattttcaatgttacatTTTTACAATTAA